In Acidobacteriota bacterium, a genomic segment contains:
- the tnpA gene encoding IS200/IS605 family transposase, with protein MANTYTQIYVQVVFAVNGRQSLINSSFKEDLFKYIGGTMRNAGQKLIAINGMPDHVHILLGLKPTVAVSDFVKDIKVASSRLINDKKWVRGRFSWQEGFGAFSHSQSHLSKVARYIENQERHHARRSFRDEYSSMLKNFQIEHNERYLFKWIEK; from the coding sequence ATGGCAAACACTTACACCCAGATCTATGTCCAGGTTGTCTTCGCGGTAAACGGCAGACAGTCGTTGATCAACTCGTCCTTCAAGGAAGATTTGTTCAAATACATTGGCGGCACAATGCGCAACGCAGGCCAAAAGCTGATTGCGATAAACGGAATGCCCGACCACGTTCACATTCTGCTCGGCCTCAAGCCCACCGTAGCGGTATCGGACTTCGTCAAAGACATCAAGGTAGCTTCATCGAGACTCATTAACGACAAAAAGTGGGTCCGAGGCCGCTTCAGTTGGCAAGAGGGATTTGGCGCGTTCTCGCACTCGCAGTCGCACCTGAGCAAAGTCGCCAGATACATTGAGAACCAGGAGCGCCATCACGCACGGCGATCCTTCAGAGATGAGTACTCGTCGATGTTGAAGAACTTCCAGATCGAACACAACGAACGATACCTTTTCAAATGGATCGAGAAGTAG